One genomic window of Coleofasciculus chthonoplastes PCC 7420 includes the following:
- a CDS encoding chlororespiratory reduction protein 7 has product MPDSIMYQEDAYVVLETNQPEQFLTPEELLEKLKAILSTRQDNLPRDLQHFSSVEEQAKYLMETSCELDMEPGEYLQWYVVRLEKP; this is encoded by the coding sequence ATGCCTGATTCAATCATGTACCAAGAGGATGCTTATGTTGTTTTGGAAACGAATCAACCGGAGCAATTTCTCACACCTGAAGAGTTACTGGAAAAACTCAAAGCTATTTTATCAACACGGCAGGATAATTTACCCCGTGATTTACAGCATTTTTCCTCCGTGGAGGAGCAAGCCAAGTATTTAATGGAAACCTCCTGTGAATTGGATATGGAACCTGGAGAATATTTGCAATGGTATGTCGTGCGGCTAGAAAAGCCGTAG
- a CDS encoding protein adenylyltransferase SelO, which produces MTNINMFLSLEYERALESLGYDYFDEVAAAEFPCHHLRFRNDQLLPILGLDPQRVTDADFIQVFGKFVGIRPFLALRYHGYQFGEYNSRLGDGRGFLFGQVRGTDGELYDFGTKGSGTTPYSRGADGRLTLKGGVREVLAAEALHGLGVRTSRCLSLIETGEHLWRGDEPSPTRSSVMVRMSRSHIRFGTFERLRYFKRRDLIKTLLDHVIDYYYPHLLQQQDRVEQYRQFYAELVKRVAELAAQWMAAGFCHAVLNTDNMSITGESFDYGPYAFIPTYNPVFTAAYFDYYGRYCYGNQPSICRLNLEMLQQPLGMVIPVADMEAGLAAYEEHYYQAYRQLMLNKLGFEQVNESQGNELLSRTIELLKETQVGYHAFFTELTQQFHPSWRDDVSQIFEQVSFCQSAEQQVLLATWRELYHHILQDLSTDELAKMAERLEEKNPKTALLRPVIEEVWAAIDRDDNWQPFDELVRRLQRKK; this is translated from the coding sequence ATGACCAATATCAATATGTTTCTCTCCCTGGAATACGAAAGAGCGTTAGAATCCCTCGGCTATGACTATTTTGATGAAGTCGCCGCCGCCGAATTTCCCTGTCATCACCTGCGGTTCCGTAATGACCAACTGCTGCCAATTTTAGGGTTAGACCCGCAAAGGGTGACAGATGCGGATTTTATCCAGGTGTTTGGTAAGTTTGTTGGCATACGACCCTTTTTAGCCTTGCGCTATCACGGGTATCAGTTTGGCGAATATAATTCCAGATTGGGAGATGGTCGCGGGTTTCTCTTTGGTCAGGTGCGGGGAACTGATGGCGAACTGTATGATTTTGGCACGAAAGGTTCTGGGACAACTCCCTATTCTAGGGGGGCGGATGGTCGATTGACTCTCAAAGGTGGAGTACGGGAAGTCCTGGCGGCGGAAGCGTTGCATGGTTTGGGTGTGCGTACCTCTCGCTGTTTAAGTTTGATTGAAACCGGGGAACATTTGTGGCGAGGGGATGAACCGTCACCCACTCGTTCATCGGTGATGGTACGGATGAGTCGTTCTCATATCCGGTTTGGCACGTTTGAACGGTTGCGCTATTTTAAGCGTCGGGATTTAATTAAAACGCTGCTTGATCATGTCATTGATTATTACTATCCGCATCTGTTGCAACAGCAGGATAGAGTTGAGCAATATCGCCAATTTTACGCCGAGTTAGTGAAACGAGTGGCAGAGTTAGCGGCTCAATGGATGGCAGCAGGCTTTTGTCATGCTGTTTTAAATACGGATAATATGTCAATTACGGGGGAAAGTTTTGATTATGGTCCTTATGCGTTTATCCCCACCTATAATCCTGTGTTTACAGCGGCGTATTTTGACTATTACGGACGCTATTGTTATGGCAATCAACCGAGCATTTGTCGGTTGAATTTGGAAATGTTGCAGCAACCGTTAGGCATGGTGATTCCGGTTGCTGATATGGAAGCTGGGTTAGCGGCTTATGAGGAACACTATTATCAGGCTTATCGGCAGTTAATGCTAAATAAGCTGGGATTTGAGCAAGTGAATGAATCACAAGGGAATGAGTTATTGAGCAGGACGATTGAGTTGTTAAAGGAAACTCAGGTAGGATATCATGCCTTTTTCACCGAATTAACCCAGCAGTTTCACCCGAGTTGGCGCGATGATGTCTCACAAATTTTTGAGCAGGTTTCGTTTTGCCAGTCGGCTGAACAGCAAGTGTTGTTAGCTACTTGGCGCGAATTATATCATCATATTTTGCAGGATTTGTCAACGGATGAGTTGGCGAAAATGGCTGAGCGGTTAGAGGAGAAGAATCCGAAAACCGCATTACTACGACCTGTTATTGAAGAGGTTTGGGCAGCTATCGATCGCGACGATAATTGGCAACCGTTTGATGAGTTGGTGAGACGCTTACAACGAAAAAAATAA